A window of Glycine soja cultivar W05 chromosome 13, ASM419377v2, whole genome shotgun sequence genomic DNA:
AAGGCCCCAAGTGTTTAAATCCAAAGTTCAACCCATTCTAGATTTTATCACTATCAAATTTTCAAGATAGGATAAGGGATGGAGTCTCATATTCTCGGCCGGATCGAAAAATTTAGTTAGTCTAGAatctcattttaattattttctttttcatttgtatCGAAAAATTTAGTTAGTCTAGAatctcattttaattattttctttttcatttgtatCTGAGATATTATTTAAGAAGATCGAATTTAATATCACTCTcaaaaaaactttataaaaatattagataaaaattattattattattaataaattatatttttttaaccatttaAGAGATATGTAACGGGAAAGTATTTATCAACTTGactccaatattttttttaacaaattagagtataattttattcaaaccaACTTAATATTAATACACATTTTTTGCtgtaaaaagtaattatttatatagCATGTTTTAGTTTAGTGTACAACTATgatctaacttatttttaaaaaaatgtaattaaaaaataagcacCGACTTCTGATGATGCGATTCTACCTTTGACTTCTGCCTCAATATATTTTGCATCTTTCGATGTTCCAAAATGAATGAGAACTAAGAATACGGCGAGGCATGTTACTTAGTACCATGTTAGATGGCTTAAGATCGAAGAAACCTCATAACGAccaaaagagaagaaaacaaaaaaaaaagtctcataAACAACGTGGAAAAACCGAGTCAATAGTGAATGTATTTATCTGAGcagttaaaattatcaaatataattttatttccccAAACAAACACTATCATTAGCATCAGCAAACTAAGGTTGATTGCTACTAATATCATTAAGTATAAATTTGTCTCAATTATGCTTTCGTTCACAAGATCTTTCATTCTCGCTTCAAATTTTTGGGTTGCCGGTCTTTAGATTCGTGAATTGGAAAATGTCAAAAACTTGACATTCAAATTTgagtgtttatatatatatatatatagtttccaATTTGATATCATCTTTCAGGTGGTAAACTAAAAACAGCATTTCAGATCTAAGTTTGAAGTGCAAAATTTGgacttattaaaataaaaccaatCAAGTCAGTCTAAAATATCgcattatttaacaaaaaattaacgaATTCACTTGGAACATAGTGACAACTTTTTTATACTATTACctaatttacttaaaatttctcaatgttatttattgtaataaattttaaatttattataatttttttactcgcgttttaaatttattataacaacTATTTTGGGCAATATTTAATCCAATTGActgtaaaattttctttctttaaaagaaaaaatttttacaaacaaaattatacaaaaattctAAACAATAGGAAGAGTTTTTTATAGTGAAAAAAATAGCAAACAAGCATTTATATTTTAGGAATTTTTCTTCattgttatctttttttattattcaagaatttgtaactttttaattaaaaaatattcaataactttaactttaattttcaaattttgaaataatgtttaagataaaaataaagtaaaataaaacacaacTTCTATCTGATTTCGATAAAATTGATgatataaattttcatatgataaaaacttattattaaatgaatgttcaaataaatcattttccCAAGCTCACACAAGATAGGATCATGTGTATGAACGTAACAAAACTTTTGTGCACTTCGGTATCAAGCAATTTGCTATGTACCGAAACAGCCAAAGAAGATCACCAACATTCaaacaaaaatgtcaaagattcaagaatacaatgGACAACATTAAAATCAATACAATAAGAAGAGTGTTAGTCATACTTCTTCTAATGTATTCTTTTGATCATGCactctataattaattaaaatttattaaaaataattaaataataagtaaGACTTAtacaaaaatgataattttcataaattttaataaactataCATTAAAAAGAATATGTTAAAGAATGTATAGGTAGTTTTTCTGGTGCAATAGTAGAAAACAATTAAACAAACACAACATACCCTTCTTGGTTTGCGATTGTGAGCCTCCACGGTTGCGCCACTGCCATCCACGGCGGCATTGTTCCCCATATACAAACTTATGATTTTCTCGGCCACCTCGCCCCCGTCGTGGCTCTCCTCCATGAGCCTCTCCAAATGAGCCTTGGGCAGCCTCATTTTGAGCCTGGTGGGCCCACCATTTTCTGGGCCAGGCCCATGCTTCACCATAGTAAGGTCCGAAACGCTCCGTTTGGACAGCATCAAGAAATCGAGCCTATCCTGGGCGTTCATTCCACGGATCCCACTGGATCGCACCCTCCTTGTTCCTAGTGGTTCGGGCTTAACCTTGGGTAACTCCACCAAGAAATAAATCTTCTTGGGCTTGAGCTCGTAGTCAGGCTCAAGTGGCTTGGCACGAGGCCCGAAGTTTTTCACCGCGTGAGAGTCCAAGAGAACGTGTCCGGGGTAGTCCTTAACGACGTCGTTTGCTCTAGCTGGAGTCTTGAGCTTGAACGTTTCACCGTCTATTTTCATTATCTTGGCTTTTTTACTCCCCATAGCGTTTCCCATAtctcttcctttttatttcttcttcgtGACTCACTTTGCTTTGCTTTGATTTCAATTTGTATTGGATGTGATTAATTTCTCTCGTGGACAAAGGGTGGTGGTTTTGCTATTTATATTGCCATCACGGCTTGTGCAAATTAACAAGTATAGTTGACAAAAGCGAATTAGAAGATGTGTGTGAATTAGTGGAATTTTGCTAGAGATTCCATATAATAGTGCTCTGAAAccattgatttaattaattaacggGAGACAAAGTTGAATTTGGTGGGGTTTAAGCTCACTTCGATGGTTATAAGCGGGGACCGCATTTTTAATGCATGCAATTCATATACTAATCTCCCCTGCATGCTTAATTAGTAAATAAGATtttgagattaatttttttgttagtggGATTTAGAGATTAATGAATTTTTATgaatggaaaaaatatatactagaaattttttgtttcGTTAAGTAAATTTATTTGACTCGGTCAAATTTATTAAAGTTCAATATGATTTCTGAATATTGAAAGTTTTTAAATACTGATTAATTATATGATCAATCAATTAAGCAACTCATGATATATTTATAATCAACGCCTGCTGCTTCCGATCGAATTCGCAGCTaagtgtaatatatatatatatatatatatatatatatatatatatatatatatatgctaaatTAGTTTGTCCTAATTGGGTCGTTACCGATTTTTTTCAAAGAGATGACGAAAAATTTCGTTGCTCTTTATAGATATATGAGTAGTGGAGCCAAGCCAAACTTTAAATCTCAATCCAACTCATGTCTTTGCattgagaaaaaagaagagagatctctttttattcttttcatatCTGATCTGATTGTCTATATCATTACGAAAAAAACaacttcaataattttttaattaactgcCAATATAGTGGTGTATAATTGATACTGTATATACCGATACTTACatctaaataaaacaaaattgaaaaaaaagtaattattatctTGACTATTTATACAGATATgtctttaccaaaaaaaaaaaattatgcagacATGTAATTTATACATATCCAATGTACTAATGTGACTTGATGGTACAAAACAACATCAAAACAAACTTACATAAAATTGTCGAAATCTTTTGATCTTCACAAAGACTTCaatatacatttttgttttaatattaataatataacaatGAAACCTATCGATCATGATGCAATCAATCAAGCACTACTTTGTTTAGTTTTAACATACGTAGAGAACACTTCTAGGATCTCAAAAAACTACGTATATGAGTATGCTGCATGACTTCTAGCATTTTAGGCAACTTATGAAAGGGAGAAGGCGCTTAAGAGgcctttttacattttcaactctttttctctgcatttattaattaatagataTATGTCTGTTTCATAGAGGTGCTCACACAATCACACTTACATTAAATGGTTATGTCCAATttggattttcaaattaaaaacagCTTTTCTCCCTTTTACTTTGATCAGTTTAATTTCTCCCCCTTTCGTTTTATGCCTTCTGTCAGCACATATATATCACAATGCAACCTTTATCTTTGAGGTGTAAATTTATGGTATCAAATCACTTGTCTTATTTTCCTGCCATTTCTTACTCTTTCAATTAAATACTAATTAATACCTTTTAATTAGAACAACATAAAGGAGTAGGTAGATTGATGTGATACCAACAATAAATCACTTTtgctttgtaaaaaaattattagtttaacCATATTAACTACGTATTTTAAACTAATATTCAACAAgagattatatttattaaaaaaatatatctgcTAAGATGCTAAAAGGCTCATAACTATAGTGAAAAAACCGGTGAACTTTGACCCAATTGGTAAACATGCACGTCCTCTCAAGGCATCCAAGTCTAGAGACATATCTTGAAGTAATCTCACCAAACAACAACTCTAATGTCTGTAGTTACAACTAGTCTTCTACCATGCAACTAGGTCTAATGAATAAGGCATAtgaaacaacaaattaattcagatgtttaaataataattgttcTCTAGAACTATATGGTAAGTCCCAGTTTATTGATTTGTAGttactatatatatttatatactatTCTATGAacgtgattaaaaaaattaaggggaCTCCAGCACAGTATCCAAAgctttttgaagattttttacCCCTCTAATCATCTTTATATAGTTTTCAGTTCGAAGGGACATTGACTTCTTTAATTAGTTCCAGTATTGGAAAATCCTACACTTCAACAAACTAAAACCTACCAACTACGCTCACTTCAACAAGCCTGAAAATATGTACCAATCAAACCTCAGTAGGGACATGGAGGCTTATAGCTTAGACCTAACCCCAACCTAACCTTTAAGGTATACCTTTTAATATAACGTTCACTTTATAGTGTGTAGCCGATCATGAATAACGGTGATAAAAATATATGGAAGTAAAAGGATGGAAAGCGATTAAAGGTGAAAGTCTAAGACAAAAATTCAGAGGAGCACATGGAGAAATGGTGAAATGCGTGAAAGAGAGATGGGATAGGTAGGAATACGAGCCATGCTGCATCTCCtccataaaatatttgtatgtatatatataaattaattagtaaatattTCATACATTACGGGTGAGTAGCGACCGGTTGGGATAATCTTTGTCTCTACTTGATCAAATCAAGACTCAAAATATACACAACAATACctggttaatattttttttaacattatatataattcaattgtaaaataaaagtataaatttaaattaagggatattttaaaataaataatg
This region includes:
- the LOC114382525 gene encoding uncharacterized protein At1g66480-like: MGNAMGSKKAKIMKIDGETFKLKTPARANDVVKDYPGHVLLDSHAVKNFGPRAKPLEPDYELKPKKIYFLVELPKVKPEPLGTRRVRSSGIRGMNAQDRLDFLMLSKRSVSDLTMVKHGPGPENGGPTRLKMRLPKAHLERLMEESHDGGEVAEKIISLYMGNNAAVDGSGATVEAHNRKPRRKRVSFSPVEQGEIHEESAAPQQSLVYSSPSR